Within Triticum dicoccoides isolate Atlit2015 ecotype Zavitan chromosome 1B, WEW_v2.0, whole genome shotgun sequence, the genomic segment ttaaagctcgaccacggcagaaaagagagaaaggacgaaggtcgtcccctatgcttcagacataggctctatagtatgctatgctgtgtaccgcaccggaagtgtgccttgccatgagtcagtcaaggggtgcaagaatgatccaggaatggatcattggacagcggtcaaaattatccttagaggaataaggacatgtttctcgattatggaggtgataaagagttcgatgtaaagggttacgtcgatgcaagctttaacacctatccgaatgactttgagtagcaaaacggatacgtatagtggagcaaccattcggaataagcttcaagtggagcgtggaagcagcatttacaatatgacatagaaatttgcaaagcacacacggatctgaaaggttcagacccgttgactaaaaacctctctcacaagcaagacatGATCAAACCTgaaaactcattgagtcttaatcacatgatgatgtgaactagtttacagacactagtaaactctttggatgttagtcacatggcgatgtgacctatcggcGTTaagcacatgacgatgtgaactagattattgactctagtgcaagtgggagactgttggaaatatgccctagaggaaataataaattagttattattatatttccttgctcatgataatcgtttattatccatgctataattgtattgataggaaactcagatacatgtgtgggtacatagacaacaccatgtccctagtaagcctctagttaactagctcgttgatcaatagatggttacggtttcctgaccatggacattggatgtcgttgataacgggatcacatcattaggagaatgatgtgatggacaagacccaatcctaagcctagcacaaagatcgtagttcgtatgctaaagcttttctaatgtcaagtatcttttccttagaccatgagattgtgcaactcccggataccgtaggaatgctttgggtgtaccaaacgtcacaatgtaactgggtggctataaaggtgcattacaggtatctccgaaagtgtctgttgggttggcacgaatcgagactgggatttgtcactccgtgtaaacggagaggtatctctgggcccactcggtaggacatcatcataatgtgcacaatgtgatcaaggagttgatcacgggatgatgtgttacggaacgagtaaagagacttgccggtaacgagattgaacaaggtatcgggataccgacgatcgaatctcgggcaagtacaataccgctagacaaagggaattgtatacgggatcgattgagtccttgacatcgtggttcatccgatgagatcatcgtggaacatgtgggagccaacatgggtatccagatcccgctgttggttattgaccggagaacgtctcggtcatgtctgcatgtctcctgaacccgtagggtctacacacttaaggttcggtgacgctagggttataaaggaagcttgtatgtggttaccgaatgttgttcggagtcccggatgagatcccggatgtcacgaggagttccggaatggtccggaggtaaagatttatatatgggaagttctgttttggtaaccggaaaagtttcgggcgatatcagtaatgtaccgggaccaccgggagggtcccgggggtccaccaagtggggccacctgccccagaaggctgcgtgggccaagtgtgggagaggaccagcccctaggagggctggtgcgccccccacaaggggcccaaggcgcaaggaagagtgggagggggcaaaccctagtccagatgggccttaaggcccacctagtgggcgcctcccctctctcccctcttggccgcctccccaaaacccatctagggctggccgccacccctagggggtggaaaccctagagggggcgcagccctccccttcccctatatatattggaggtTTTTGGAGCAGCCCAAGACATGAGAACCtctcctctcgttggtgcagccctgcatctcttctttctcctctcctgtggtgcttggcgaagccctgcaagattgccacgctcctccatcaccaccacgctgttgtgctgctgctggatggagtcttcctcaacctctccctctctccttgctggatcaaggcgtgggagacgtcaccgggctgtacttgtgttgaacgcggaggtgccgtccgttcggcactaggatctccggtgatttggatcacgatgagtacgactccttcaaccccgttctcatgaacgcttccgcttaacgatctacgagggtatgtagatgcactatccttccctcgttgctagtttctccatagataaatcttggtgacacgtaggaaaattttgaatttctgctacgttccccaacaagtagttGGAGTGGATTCAATCGTGTAATGTGaactcatcatgatcatcataatcTATCTCGTATCATTCATGCCctcgatgtgtgagtagtttacctagtTCTCGGGGATATGGAGGAACCCTAGTATGTCATAGATCGTTTGGTAGTAGGATTTAAGATACACTTTATATGTTTATGTTAATAATCTTCTTGATGTTGGGTGAAGTCGACCATCCAACACATGCCAATTTTGGATGGAAGGTTATTACTGCTAGTGTGACAGTTGGTTTCTAAGGTAGATTAGTGAACGTACCTGTCTCTCTTCGTCCGAGATCGTTACAGCAGGGGTAAATAGAGAACGCTTTTAGCTGCGTCCACGGGGAAGACCCCCTTAATTATCATGTAGCATCCGGAGTGGGGATGAATGGTAGTGGCGTATGCGATGTTGTTGTCGTGTGTATGCATGTATCTGTACTTGGCTCCGCCCATAAATAAAAACATATAAACTGACTTAGGAATCCGACGTAGCATTATGTTTAGTTATCGGTCATGTAGACACATACTGGTGGGGAATCCGGACTACGTGTAAATGCTTTAGTCCTATCGATTCTCACAATCTTCACTCACTTCTTGTGTTACTTTATTTTACTTTTGCAAGTCTATTTCTGTGTTCACTACAATCACCCAATACTTTTAGTTCATTTTCACTTTGCTTTGGACTGCATCTATCTTGCAGGCCCTGCTATTTAAACTCTTCAAGAGACAAAGACTGATTCTTGTGCTTCCTGCGGAATCGATACTCTTACATCAAAAAGGCTACAACTAAACCCTATGCACTTGCATGCCATTAGACTTTGTCACCAAACCGACCCTAGTCAACACCCTACCACATGGCCCAGAGTCGCTACTCTGGCTCACAAACATCAACAACACAACACACCGGCCCTGAGGCCACGCACCTGATGGGACAATGACTCAAGTACCCAAGTAGAGAGACCAATCACCCAAATCTCACCGACATGATATGTAAAACCACCACTCTGGCTTCCTCAGCAGCCCCAAGGATGCGCACCTGAAGATTCGACACCACTCCCTCCCAAGCGACCAGAGTAGACATCCCTTCATCACAGAAGCAATCTCTAAGGCCACCAATCCGGCTTCCACACCGACCCTGAGGCTGCGCACCTGCCTAGCCGACATCGACACACCATGCGAACTTGATCCACTAGCAACAGACATAAGGCTGGACCTCGAAAGGCAACCCCCGACACCCCACCCTCGGGGAAAATGACAGGTATGCCTCCAACGCCCACTCCGGCAAagctcaaaattgatgaacttaaaTCGCCCGAACATCACTTTCTAATTTTGGATGGCCAATTTAGCTAACGAAACAAAAAAATAATACCATAAGAAGGAGATTTTCACTTTACAGAGTTAAAAAATAGATTAAACCAATCGATAATGAACATAGATAAATACGCCTCCTCTTCAAAAAAACCTAGGGTTCCTCTGCCTCTCGCTGGTGCCGCCGCCGGTCTACCTCGTCTCCGGTGGGCTTAGGGCCATAGGGGTGTGGTGGATCCTGGCCCATACCGGCGGGAGGGCTCCttttttagatgtttttttatggttttgttagggtttgtgtcttgCTCAGTAATGCGAGACcggggcggctccctgaagatgaaataagattctccccgcctagccctTGTTTCGGTGGTGCGTTTAGCATCTTAGGTGGGCTTGTGATGGTGTGTCTTCAGGGATCTGTCTTTGATGGATCTGCTCGGATCTGATCGTCATTTGTCTATGTTCATGTTTTTCAGGTTGGATCATTTTGATCTATAAGCTACTCTTCATGTTCATCGGCAACGGTTACTGTTCTGGAACGCTGGTTCTATGCGGCCTTAATTCGGCGACTTTCGGACTGTCTACCGCAACAAGTTTTACCGGCTCCGGCCGGCGCGGAAGGGGCGATGATAACGGTGCCTTCAGCTCACTTTAGTGCCTGTAGTCGTCGCTAGGAGGTCTAGAGAtctgtattttttattatttttggtgttCGACGTGTTATCATGAAGTTTTTAAGGAGAACTTAATCATCAACTCTTTTTTTATTTAGATTGCCGAATAACTGAGGAGCAAAAGTTACACATTATTCCAGACTTATAAATTAATAAACCATACAATGCACACAACTAGATTAGACGGGAGGGTGCACAGGTTTTCATGCACGTGACGAGTGAAGGGTGGCAGATGTTGTCGCTCATACAGCAGTAACACCCCGGCATGTCTGCGCAGGATCCAGCTCGGCAGGGATCGCCTGGGTAAATTATCTTACTGCCGTTTCCCATGTCTGGATCCAAGTTTCTGCCTGTGGAATAGAAAACAAAATGTTAATCTTCATGCTAATTACTATCAAGTAGGAGTAGCATGCAATCCATACACAATCACTTGGCGAATAATTAACCGTAAGCATCCCAAGTAACCGTGTgcaccaaaaattccaagaaagaaaattgaaCGGAAAGTCAAATtaactgaggtgggacaataagaaTAAGTCTGGTGATTATCTAGCTGACAGTACTTACTTTGCCCATGATTAGCCAAGAAGACGAGAAGAAGCACTCAGAGTACGATCGTTGTGTGCAAGGGGTTCATAGATCTAGCCATCGTTGTCTGCTAGGAGTGCTGCGTCTGGTGCTcatctactactactatatagtactccctctgtaaactaatataaaagcgttcaGATAacgttcaagttcatatatgcagacgatgtttataCCAACTCAATTAGGGGAGTCCAGGGCAAGGAGTAAAGTGCGCCATTAATCCACAATCAAAGCACATATTGCGGGAATCTTTGGGATTTATTATATAttaatattaaattaaatataaaaagaTCCAAATGGACATATCCGAATAATCTCGGTCCTTAAATCATGTCAATCTAACGTCCTATATTGCTTCAACACAAATTTAGCATGCAATTAACATTATACTAAAAATTAACATCTACATCATACATGTAATTAGCACGTAATTGATATCCTACCTAATATCAACATGCAATTAATTTTCTCCCTAATATAGGTCGTTCAATTGACTTTGCTTTGAAGTCCTTTTTTATTAGATGACACGTTGCGTCAATTAGCGCGGAGGCCAACTGCATACCAGAATGTAAGCAAACTATTTAAAATATATATTCTTCTTAATTGTCTGAAAACTATTATGTTCATACTGCATTTCTATTTGCTTTTACAATGATCATTGCACATCTCTTTCTTTGGCTATTTCTTGCCCACTTTAGCCGTTGCGGCGGTTCCTGAAGATGAAATAAGATTCTCCCCGTCTAGCCCTCATACTGGTGGTCTGTCTTCAGaggatctgtctttggtggatctgCTCGGATCTAGTCATTGTTTCTCTATATTCGTGCGTCTTCAGGTTGAATCCTTTTGATCTACGATACTCTTCATCGACGGCGGGTGTTGTTCTTGTGCGTTGATCCTATGGGGTCTTAACTCAACGACTTTCCTAGTGCCTACTACAACAAATTTTGTTGGCCTCGATCAGGAAGAGGCGATGATGGCGGCCCTCATTTGGCTCGatttagtgcttgtagtcgtctCTAGGTGGCTTACGGAtatggttgtaatttttattatttcttgtgTACGTTGTATTGCCATGATTAGGAATAACGAGGAGCAAAAATGACACATTATTCCAAACTTAATAAAGCATGCAATGCACGCAACAACTAAGCTAGACAGGTGAGCCGTGGAGAAGACGGGTAGAAGAAGACCCTGGGCAAAAATGACACACCAAAACATAGTATAAGTGCCACTTGCACTTTCAACTAtgatatagagcaccgcaagattgaacccattacaaaacaCGTCTTCTACTAAAGATAAATCaatgtagttggccaaaccaacgaatagatcagagagaaatacaaagctataacaatcatgcataataaagttcagaaaagactcatttactttcaatgaatattccaatcataaacccacgattcatcggatcacaacaaacacgctgcaaaagaagattacatatgatagaactccaagaagatcgaggagaacattgtattgaagatcaaagagagagaaaaaatcatctagctactagctatggacccgtaggtctataatgaactactcacgcatcgtcGGAAAAAGCAGTAAGGATgaagtagaagccctccgtgattggttccccctccggcagagaaccggaaaaggcctccagatgggatcacggaagaacagaagcttgcggcggcataAAAGCTGTTTTTCTGTTGGCTCactgttggtttgggaatatttggcagTTTATAGAGGTGCAATTATGTCAAATGGAGTTGCGTGGGAGTCACGagctcagggggcgcgcccaccccctagggcgcgcctagtGAGCTCGTGACTCACACGTAAGTCTTCTGGCCTCGTCTCGAGCCTtatagggtcccttctggtccagaagaaatcaccgtaaagtttcatcttgtttggattttgtttcatatttatttttctgaaaagtaaaaaacaagcaaaaagacaagaactggcactgggcactgggttaataggttagtccccaaaaagatataagatagcatataaatgtatataaaGCATCgaatattgataatataatagcatgaaacaataaaaaattatagatacgttggagacgtatcagaattcTTCTCCCTTTTGTGATGTCATGGTGAATAGGTAATGGAGATGGGTGAATGAGAAGGAATGACCTTCAACGGTTCTTCTTCTTCGGATATATTCTCCCTCTGTTTTGCATGGTGTGGCGGCGGCTGCGTCTCTCTGATGGTGTGCTCCCCTTCACTAAAGTTGTTCGTGTTGAGGTGGAGCTGGCGGGGGGTGGTATGATCGTCACTGCTCCGAGCAGACGTGGTATTGTGATCTAATGTTCTGGTGCATTTTTGTCCAACATGAAAGTTGccccatttatttaggttcaattgATGGGATGTTGATCGGTTTCCTTGTTCCAAAAGTATACTTGTTTTGCACATCAAAGGAAAAACAAGTTTTCTTCTTTCTTAAAAGGTTAGCGTTAGAAAGAGGCGGGAGATAACAAAAACTCGATGGAAGCCACATCAAAACCTTGTAATAAAAGTAGCACAATATCGaggcatcaactcccccaagctaaaGTCTTGCTCATCCTCAAGCAGCTAAGATATAAGAAGAATGAAAGGGAGTAAACCCGTGAATAGTTTCAAAACCAGATTGAATCCAGCCCAAACCATACGTACGAGATTCTGCCTCTTTCATCCGAACCAATCCAATCCAAACTTTAACCACCATAATCGAGACCAAACCACCCAGCCCCATCCAACCCATTTTTCATTTATGGATTGAAACTGCAGTTTGAAAACGCGGACACAAGAAGCTGGTGTGCTGGACAACCCATGCCCGTGAGGATGCGCCTCCACGCCCACCGCTGTGGGTAGTTGATCTTCGGCTTCAAAGTAGCAGGTCTTGTCTGATGTGTAGTAGGGTCGGTGAGTCGGAGGCGGCGCTCGCTCAAGCGTGGGCACCAGGACGCCGATTCCGAGAAAGATCCTTTttttttttggaagaaaaaaaaaatggccacaagagagagagagagtagagcaGAGTAGAAGAAAAGATACTGGGCCACCGCCTGGGACGGAGAGAAGCCCATTTTAGTAGCACCACAGGCCTGTTTATCCTGCCTCCATGCCCGCCATGGATATATATCcttccaatccaatccaatccaatcccaACCCTAGCGGAGCCCAAAGCCAAGGAGAAATCGCTCGCTCGAACCctatcctctcctcccctcccctcccctcccctcccctccccgcagCCGCAGGCAcccaaaaccctagcgccgccgcgccGGATCTTTCTCTGCAGCTCGCCCCTCCCCCCCCTACCTGCCggattcatccatccatccatccatccatccatgtgagtctctctctctctcggtcgagatctggttggttggttggttggttTCTAGCTAGGCTAATCTAATCTAGGGTTTGTTTGAATCGAATCGAATCGAATCCAATCCAATCGAATTGACACGAGAGAGCTTGGTTTTCATTCAGGATGGGAGAGGCCAAGGAGAACGACGTGTACGAGGAGGAGCTGCTCGActacgaggaggacgacgacaaggCCCTCGACGCCTCCTCCGCCAagcccgccgccgacgccgcccagGCCAAGAAGGGCTACGTCGGCATCCACAGCTCCGGATTCCGCGACTTCCTCCTCAAGCCCGAGCTGCTCCGGGCCATCCAGGACTGCGGATTCGAGCACCCCTCCGAAGGCAAGCCCCCTCATATATCCATCCACCTACTATACTTTTTTTCTCGACTTTAGCCGTCCATTAATTAATTACTACTTGAATAAAGAAAATTTCACCCTGCTGCGAAAATCGACCAAATTAATAATGAGATGCTAACATAACATCTACATACTTGTAGCCTGTCAATGTAAACAAATCTAACTGTTTCAATACTAGTGTAGAAAATTAGGTTTCGACCCTAATTCATTTCGCCATTTAGTCTAGGAATAATTAATTACTTGTCTCTGTTAAATAAATGCGAAAAACATGCCAACCAAATTAACAAGAGATGCGTAAACTGCAACATACCGACCCTATTAATTAATTAATAGGTGCTCAACATAACATGTTTACAATAACATACTTGTAACCTGTCAATTTAAGTTAAGCTTTAAGCCAAGCTAACAGATTCAATAATGTAGCAAAATTTTTGGCCGGAATCGGGCTTTTTCAGAACTACACTTCTGATTGTGAAATGGCAATATGCCATTTACCTTATTACTTTAGTGTGTTCGGCAACTATTTCCTTCAGATCCTGGCCACATGATCTCTATTAGGCTACATGTCTAATTCAACTCAACtgcattttttgttgttgtttgttgttttgcTTGCTGTGTGAATCTCATGTGTAGTATTTGCTATGGTGTGGACTGCACTTTGGGTGCTATGTTTCCTATTTTCCTGTGCATTTTATCCAGTCAAATTCTGGCCAAGTTTAAACACTTAAGCTTACACTTTCTGCTTTTTCAAACATTGGTTTTGGAACTGGATGTATGGAGTATGAACAAAGTCAACTGAACCAACTTTGCTATTCTCAGCTTTACTTAGTCAACTTTGCTATATTACCTAGTCCATCGTTTTTCAACTTTGTTGTTCTCAGCTTTATTTAGTCAGCTTGTTGATGATATTCTTTCGTTGCTGGTATGTATGCAGGTATACTTTCTCCTGACATTTCCCGTTGGAGGGAAATATGGTAAAACTTTCCATTAACCCGGGACCCAGAAGCTTCACTTTTTACTCACTGGGGTGCTGCTCCGATTTTATTTGGTTCCTTCCTCCACATCAGTGCAACATGAGTGCATCCCTCAAGCAATCCTCGGAATGGATGTCATCTGCCAAGCAAAATCTGGGATGGGGAAGACTGCTGTCTTTGTCCTGTCGTCTCTCCAGCAGATCGATCCTACTGCTGGTCAGGTGGCAGCGCTCGTATTGTGCCACACCAGAGAGCTGGCTTACCAGGTGGGTTTATGAATATATGCTTTGTTCTATTCCCACACATTTTCTCCCTTGTTTGCTCATTTGCCGCCCTTGTCTTGTGCAGATTTGCAACGAGTTCGAGAGGTTCAGCAAATTTCTGCCTGAATTAAAGGTTGCTGTATTCTATGGAGGTGTTCACATCAAGAAACATCAGGATTTGCTCAAGAACGACTGCCCCCACATTGTTGTGGGCACACCTGGGAggattctagctctagctagagacAAGGACCTCTCTTTGAAGAATGTGAGGCATTTCATTCTTGACGAGTGTGACAAGATGCTTGAGTCACTGGGTAATTTGTCATCCTTCACTTGCTGCTATCATATCATTATGCCCTTGACTGGATGACAAATATGTATGCATTCTGCAGACATGCGGAGGGATGTCCAGGAGATTTTCAAGATGACACCTCATGATAAGCAGGTCATGATGTTTTCGGCAACTCTCAGCAAGGAGATCCGTCCCATTTGCAAGAAATTTATGCAAGATGTAATGCCCCTGCCTAATGTCTTATCTCAATTGCACAGTGCATCATATTTAAGTCGTGtcctccactggttatcagttatcAATAGGTTTGTCCTTGTTTTTTGTAATCTTACATGTATAGAGTTCTCTCGTCAAGtcgtgtttttcttctgttttccaTTACTACCTTGCATAGGGCAATACCGTGGAAGCCATTTATGAGTCTTTCAAGTGGTTTGGGTATCTGTCAGTAGCTGTGGTCAGTTTCTGTTGGGAACCAGTCTGGAGGTTAACTATCTGGACTCTTAGTTTGCTGCACTTAGTCACGCACATATGGAGTTAGCTGGTGGATGTGGAGTTTCAGTGGAGTTTAGCTGGTGGTGGTTCTGGTTCTCATTTTCAATGTTGCCATATGTCAGCCTGGAATTGTCTGTGATGCACTGTTGCAATGGCTGATGAACTTGATTGGAACAAACATGGTGTGCAACAGTGCAGAACTGAAGTTCCACGCGGGGGCAGCATCTTCTGAAGATGAAGGAATTCAGATACTTGGAATGTACCTGTAGATTGATGCTGGAATGCTAATTTCTTTCATCTACCATTTGTTCCCTTACAGCCTAtggaaatttatgttgatgatgagGCAAAGTTGACCCTTCACGGTCTTGTTCAGGTAGCTTTTGTCGTTTTACACTGTTTTGCACGTTCATTTCACTAGTTTTTGTTCAACTGTGTGATTATACTGTCTTGTTTTTGCAGCACTACATAAAATTGACTGAGTCAGAGAAGAACCGAAAATTGAACGATCTCTTGGATGCTCTCGATTTCAACCAAGTTGTGATATTTGTGAAGAGCGTTAGCAGGGCTGCAGAGCTGAACAAGTTGCTTTGTGAATGCAACTTCCCTTCAATCTGCATCCATTCTGGCATGACCCAGGAAGAGAGGTATATATATATGTGCTCTCTGCTTCATGTTGTTGAATTGCCAGTTGTAGTATGGTGGTCTTGTTGTTCTCTTGCTCAAATTGTGTGTAAATTTGTTGTAGTTGTTTCTCCTGGTTGTTGTGCCTGTGTGGGAAGAAGCATATGGTTGCATATACATATAACCATCTTTTCTAACCTATGAAGTACTTAGTTGTGAATTATTTATCAACTGGTGCTGCAGATGAGATGCTATTTTGTGCTATATActaataatagtaataatgattacGGCACTTGGTTGTTAATTTTGCAGGCTGACCCGATACAAGAACTTCAAGGAAGGGCACAAGAGGATTCTTGTGGCGACGGATTTGGTTGGCAGAGGGATCGACATTGAGCGTGTCAACATTGTGATAAACTATGACATGCCTGATTCAGCTGATACCTACTTGCACAGGGTAATACTCCATGCATGCGTGCATGTTCCTT encodes:
- the LOC119349866 gene encoding DEAD-box ATP-dependent RNA helicase 15-like isoform X2 → MMGEAKENDVYEEELLDYEEDDDKALDASSAKPAADAAQAKKGYVGIHSSGFRDFLLKPELLRAIQDCGFEHPSEVQHECIPQAILGMDVICQAKSGMGKTAVFVLSSLQQIDPTAGQVAALVLCHTRELAYQICNEFERFSKFLPELKVAVFYGGVHIKKHQDLLKNDCPHIVVGTPGRILALARDKDLSLKNVRHFILDECDKMLESLDMRRDVQEIFKMTPHDKQVMMFSATLSKEIRPICKKFMQDPMEIYVDDEAKLTLHGLVQHYIKLTESEKNRKLNDLLDALDFNQVVIFVKSVSRAAELNKLLCECNFPSICIHSGMTQEERLTRYKNFKEGHKRILVATDLVGRGIDIERVNIVINYDMPDSADTYLHRVGRAGRFGTKGLAITFVSSASDSDVLNQVQERFEVDIKELPEQIDTSTYMPS